One window from the genome of Bacillus tianshenii encodes:
- the pruA gene encoding L-glutamate gamma-semialdehyde dehydrogenase encodes MVIPYKHEPFTDFTVEENRKALEAAIAKVEAEWLGKEYDLIIGGERIKTENKIVSVNPANKDEVIGYVSKADKELAEKAMKVADETFKWWGKTDPKMRADILFKAAAIVRRRKHEFSALLIKEAGKPFNEADADTAEAIDFMEYYGRQMLGLKDGMPVESRPFEYNQFNYIPLGVGVTISPWNFLFAIMCGTTVAPMVAGNTVLLKPASATPVIAYKMMEVLEEAGMPVGVINYIPGSGSEIGDYLVDHPRTRFISFTGSKEVGLNIYERAAKVHPGQKWLKRVVAEMGGKDTIVVDNNADLELAAQAIVKSAFGFSGQKCSACSRAVIVEDVYDTVLERVVELTNELQVGDPKDMPFMGPVIDQGAYDKIMEYIEIGKQEGKLMTGGEGDNSKGWFIKPTVFADLQSKDRLMQEEIFGPVVGFTKAKDFDHALEIANDTDYGLTGAVITHNREHIEKARRDFHVGNLYFNRGCTGAIVGYQPFGGFNMSGTDSKAGGPDYLLLYMQGKTTSEML; translated from the coding sequence ATGGTTATCCCATACAAACATGAACCATTCACAGATTTCACAGTCGAAGAGAATCGCAAAGCACTGGAGGCTGCAATTGCAAAAGTTGAAGCAGAGTGGCTTGGTAAGGAGTACGATTTAATTATTGGAGGCGAACGGATTAAGACAGAAAACAAGATTGTTTCCGTGAACCCTGCGAATAAAGATGAGGTCATTGGCTATGTTTCGAAAGCAGACAAAGAGCTTGCGGAAAAAGCAATGAAGGTAGCCGATGAAACGTTTAAATGGTGGGGCAAAACTGATCCGAAAATGCGCGCAGATATTTTGTTCAAGGCTGCAGCGATTGTTCGTCGCCGTAAACATGAATTTTCAGCATTGCTTATTAAGGAAGCAGGAAAGCCATTTAACGAAGCAGATGCAGATACAGCTGAAGCGATCGACTTCATGGAATATTATGGTCGCCAAATGTTAGGGTTAAAAGACGGCATGCCTGTGGAAAGTCGTCCGTTTGAATACAATCAATTCAATTACATCCCGCTTGGCGTTGGGGTAACGATTTCACCTTGGAATTTCTTATTTGCGATTATGTGCGGCACAACGGTTGCACCAATGGTTGCAGGAAACACCGTTCTTCTGAAGCCTGCAAGTGCAACTCCAGTCATTGCATATAAAATGATGGAAGTACTTGAAGAAGCAGGTATGCCTGTAGGTGTTATTAACTACATCCCGGGCAGCGGCTCTGAAATTGGTGATTATCTTGTTGATCATCCGCGCACACGTTTTATTAGCTTTACGGGTTCAAAGGAAGTTGGTTTGAACATTTATGAACGCGCAGCGAAAGTTCACCCAGGTCAAAAGTGGTTAAAGCGTGTTGTAGCAGAAATGGGCGGAAAAGATACGATCGTCGTTGATAATAACGCTGATTTAGAACTAGCAGCACAAGCGATCGTGAAATCAGCATTTGGTTTCAGTGGTCAAAAGTGTTCTGCATGTTCACGTGCTGTGATTGTAGAAGATGTCTATGATACAGTGCTTGAGCGTGTCGTTGAGCTTACGAATGAATTACAGGTAGGCGATCCGAAAGATATGCCATTCATGGGCCCTGTGATTGACCAAGGCGCTTACGATAAGATTATGGAATATATCGAAATCGGCAAGCAAGAAGGTAAGTTAATGACCGGCGGTGAAGGGGACAACTCAAAAGGTTGGTTTATTAAGCCAACTGTCTTTGCGGATCTTCAAAGCAAGGATCGCTTAATGCAAGAAGAGATTTTTGGCCCGGTTGTTGGCTTTACAAAAGCGAAAGATTTCGACCATGCTCTTGAAATTGCCAACGATACAGACTATGGTTTAACTGGTGCCGTCATTACTCACAACCGTGAACATATTGAGAAGGCACGCCGTGATTTCCACGTCGGAAATTTATATTTCAATCGTGGTTGTACAGGTGCGATTGTCGGTTATCAGCCGTTCGGAGGCTTTAATATGTCCGGGACTGATTCAAAAGCCGGCGGACCAGATTATTTATTATTGTATATGCAAGGTAAGACAACTTCTGAAATGCTTTAA